The DNA segment TGCCGTTCTATGGCGGTACGGTTGTGCTCGCGGATGTCGATGTCGATACCGATCACCTTGCCTTCGCCGAGCAGCTGCAGCATCGAAGCCGAAAAAACGATCGAGCCGCCGCGGGCAATCCCGGTCTCCACGATCAGATCCGGTTTCGTCTTCCAGATAATTTCTTGAAGGGCCAGCACGTCTTGAGGATATTGAATGATCGGCAGTCCGAGCCACGTAAAATTGTAGGAGTAATTGAAGCGAATCGTTTGCTCGAAAAACTGCTGGGCGACACTCTTGAGAGCCGGATCTTCGGACATAGCGTGGATGGTGGCTTCGTCACCGGGCGTCGCTTCGGTTCGGTTCGTCACGGTATGGCCTCTGGTTTCTATCGACTGGCGTGCGGCTCGGCTCTTTCGAGCGGGGCCGAAGCCTCTCCTGGACCCAGATCGACTCCGTGCTTGCGCGCCGCCATACGCGATTTCCGCGCAACAACGCTGCGGCGTAAGGCTTCCAGAGGCCGCATCGTCGCCAGCAGCGGCGGACAGACGGCGCCCGCGGCGGACACCAAAGACAAAAAGCGCGATAGGTTGGTCCTGGGATATCGCTGGTGATAGTAGCGCAGCGTCTCGGCGGCACGCACCGGTTGCGCGCGCAGCAGTTCTTTGACCGCGACTTGCATCGCGCGCTTGTGACGCATCCCGGCGAGCTCGGACTCGACGATCGCCTTCGTCGGCTGGTCGAGCGTGGGCAGCGCGAGAAGGCGCTGCGTCATATCTTCGAACTGATCGACGATCGCGGCGCTGGTGAACTCCCCGCCGGCCGCCGAGTGCCGGCTAAAAACGCCCGAAGGTTTCCGGAAGACGACGTACGGATATTGAGCGGCAACGCGCAGCGTATACTCGAGGTCGACGACGTTGCCGAGCGCGGGATCGAACTCTCCGGCTTCTTCGAGGACCTGCCGGCGAAACAATACGGTCGTCCAGGACGGATGAAATCCTTGCAACATGTGCGTCAATCCGTCCGGTGTCACGTAACACCCGTCGCGGGGCCAAAACGCCTGCGGCGCAAACAACAGCGCGCCGTTATCGAACACCTCGAGCGTTCCGCCCGCAGCGAATCGCGCGTCCGGGAAACGCTCCAGCCACGAAACGGCCTCGGAAATGAAGTCGGGAAAGATCACGTCGTCGTCGGAGAGCATATGGAAGAAAGGCGTGGCGACGTCGCGCAGCGCGAACAAGAAGTTATTTGCCGCTCCGACGTTGCTCGCTCGACGATGATAGCGAATTCTTCGATCGTCGCGCGCGAGCGTCTCGACGACCGCCTGCGTTTCGTCGGTAGAGGCGTTGTCGTACACGGCGATCACGACGTTCTCGTACGATTGAGCTTGAACGCTGCGAATCGCCCGCGTTACCAGCGCGGCGCGGTTATAGGTCGCAATTACCGTGGTAACGGCGGGGTCGCCCATGAGTCTCACGCTTTTCGACGACCTCGGTCGTACTCCGGTTCGCTTTGAGGAGGCCGCACACCAGCATTCGAGAAACCGACGGAAGATGCAGACTGAAAGGACGACCCTTCCCGGCGCGTTTCGCTTACAATGCCGCCGGTCGACCGATGCGCGCGGTGCGTTCGTTAAATACTTCGATGCGGAGCTCTTCCGCAACGCCGGCCTCTGCGATGCGTTCGCGCAAGCCGCGTGGGCGGAGAACGAACGCGCGGGTACGGTGCGCGGCCTGCATTACCAAGCGAATCCGTGCGAGGAAGCAAAGGTCGTTCGCTGCAGTCGCGGCCGTATCTATGACGTTCTCGTCGACTTGCGCGCGGACTCGCCGGCGTACGGGCAATGGGAAAGTTTCGAGCTCGATTCCGAATCCGGCATCATGCTCTACGCACCGCCCGGCGTAGCGCATGGGTATCAGACGCTCGACGATCGCAGCATCGTCGATTATTTGATCTCGGCACGGTTCGTACCCGATTTACAACGCGGTATCCATTGGCGCAGCCCTCGTCTTGCTATTGCGTGGCCGCTGGACGTGAGCGAAATTTCGGAGCGGGACGACGGATTTCCGGCCTTTACGTGCGACGCTGGCTGATTACGGGCGCGAGCGGCTTCATTGGGGCGCGCGTCGCGCGACTGCTCGCAGCGGCCGGAGACGAGGTTCTCGGCATCGGGCGCAAAGACGCGAACCTGCTCGACGTGCCGGCGGCGGTCTCCGTGCTGCAGCGCGCCGAGCCGACACACCTCATGCTGCTGGCGTGGACGACCGAACATGGTAAGTTTTGGAACGATGCGGCAAACGACGACTGGCTCTTCGCGACGCAAGCGCTTGCCGAAGCGTTCGTGCGCGGCGGCGGCGAAGCGATTGTCGGTGCCGGCTCGTGCGCGGAGTACGAGTGGAACGGCTCCCGATGTCGCGAAGACGCGACGCCGCTCGTCCCCGCGACGCCGTATGGCCGTGCCAAAGCCGCGCTGTACGCATCGCTTACGCGCCTGTGTTTGGACCGCAACGCGCGCTGCGCTTGGGGCAGAGTGTTCTTCGCGTACGGTCCCGGAGAACCGGCGCCGAAGTTGATTCCATCGTTGATAGATGCAGCGCTCGACGGGCGTCCGCTCGTCTTGCGCGAACCTCATCGCCGATTGGACTTCGTTCACGCGAACGACGTGGCGAGCGCGTTCGTCGCGTTGGGATCCGCAAACGCAAACGGAGCGTACAACCTCGCGACGGGCCGCGACGTCTCGATCTGGGACGTTGCCGCCGAGATTGCAGCGCAGACGAGAACCGACGTCGGACCAGAACGGCACGAGACGGCCCCCCCCGCTCCGGACGTAACGGCTGACGTCGCGCGACTTCAAGCACTCGGCTGGTCTGCGGCCTTCGACCTTCGCTCGGGAATGGCCGACGCGATCGCTGCAAGACGGACAAGCCGATGACGCTATCGCGTTTCCTCAATAAGAACGGCGGTTACGTCGCCGCCGTCATGATCACGGTCGGCTCCTGGGCGCCGGTGCTCTTCCACCCCGGTTTCATCATGCACGCCGACCTGGCGTACAACACCACGCTCGAAAACCTCAAAGCCGACTTCTATCCCATTTGGAACCAGCACCCGTCGATGTCGAACTTCGACGAGATCGACCGGCTGCTGATCATCGAGCCGCTGCTGTGGATCGCGCAGCTGTTACACATCGGGGTCGGACCGTTTTCACGCCTGTTCCCGTTCCTCGTCTCGTTGTGCGGCTCGCTGGGAATCGTTTACTCGGTCCGCGTCCTGCGCTCGACTCTCTTGGGTCTGGAAGGACCGCCCAATCTCGCGGTCGAGATCCTCGCCGTCGTCATTTTCTCCCTGAACCCGTGGGCTTTGTTTCGCGTTCAGGCACCCTATTACCAGATGGCGTACAATTTCGCTCCCCCGTTTATCGCGCTGCAGCTTCGCTACTTGTTTACGGGCGCGATGCGCTACGCCGCCGCGGCCATCGTTTGTTGGACGCTGGCCAGCGGGAGCCCGCAATACACGATCTTCAGCGCGCTGATGTCTCTCGTCTTTCTCGCGATGGTCCACCAATGTGCCGGAGCCCCTTCGTGGGGACGCCTCTTATCGCGGTACGTCGCTATTCTCGCCGGGTACGGCATTCTCAATCTCTATTGGATCGGCGCGTTCTTCGAGATCAACAGCGTGAGCCAATTGACGCCGGGGTATACGCTGCGCTGGGAAGACGTCGTCGGATTCTCACAAAACTCGACGTTTTTCAACGTCATATCCGGCCTCGACGTCTGGGTGGTCTGGTGGCAAGCTCTCAATCCTTTTGCCTCGGGACCGTTCGACACGATCGCAAACGTGCTGCGCCCGTCGACGTTTTGTTTTGCTATTGGTCTAGCGCTGCTCAACTGGCGAAGGCACTTCTTCGTCTACGCCTTCCTGATCATCCTCGGGCTGGTGCTGCTGCTGCAAGGCGCGCACGGTCCGATCGCGCCGATGTACAAGTTCATGGTGTTCCACGTCGTCCCCGGATACGGATGGATCATCCGCGCCCCCGAGAAGTTCGGCGCATTTCTGTGGATTTTCTATGCCTGGACCATCGCGCTCGGAGCGGACCGTTTATCGCTGGCACGTCCGCGGCTCGTCACCGCGCTGGCATGCGGCGCGGCAATCGTCACCGGCGTCGCGTTTTTCCCGGTCATCTATTCGACGCTCCTGTTCCACTACGTTCCCGTCGAGATTCCGCAAGCGTATTTGCAAATGTCGAACGAGCTCGAGAATAAGCCGGGGAAAGTGCTGCTGATTGCCGATTACGAGAAACTCGGCCAATGGAACTCCGGTGAGGCGATCTTTACATGGGCGTCGCAAAATATGGCCGGCTCCGTCACCCCGAAGTCGTTCCCGCTTCCGACCTTCGCAGTCTACCACTTCACGAACCCGTTCACGTATTTCTACAGTTTTATTAAGTTCGCGGGGCCGCAATACACGCGAACGCTCGCATCGGTCGTCGGTACGCGATACATCGCATTGGAGCACGACGTCATCGGAGATGAGGCGTGGTACCGAGAGTGGCGGCAAGCGCTGATCCGTCAGCACGCAAAGCTTCTCTTGGAAAATGCGGACTTTGCTATCTTCGAATTTCCGGGGATCGCGCCGTCGGAGGTGAGATCGGGACCGTATGCCGTGCTCGCCGGCGACTTAAACGCGGTACTATCGCTCGCGCACCGGTTCGGAACGGGCTTGTCGACGAGAAACCTCTTCTTCTTGGACCAGGCGCTGCCCGAGGACGCCGAGGATCTGATACGTCGCGCCTCGCTCTTGATTCTGGACCATCGCACGCTTACGGACCTCGCGGCGTATTCGCTGATGGGCCGCTACGGCGTCACCTATCCGAGCTCGACCGGCGGTACGACCTACCAGCAAAGCTGGGCGGCGGAACGCCTCGCCTACCGCTTCGAAAGCGGCGGCGGTTTTTGGGACGTCATGCGACGCGCGACGAATTCGCAGCGCTGGGTGTTGGATAGCGAGCGAGGCGTGCTTGCCACCAACGCCTCCGGGGCGGCGCTCCCGTTACGGCTCTCCGGGCGCGCGCAGTGGCCGGCCGAACTCTACGTGCGCATGTACGCGCCGATGCCGAGAGCCGCTTCGGCGTTTCACGTCGTAACGCCGTCGGGAACGTTCTACCAAGAAGCCCACGTGGCTTCGCCGAAATGGACGTGGTACAAGGTGGCCGGCTTCGACGCGGGCGCCCCGCTGGGCGCACAAATCGTAAACGATTACGGCCTCTCGATCTTCGGCGGCGCCATACTCGTTCCACGCGGTACGCTGGTGCGGCGTCGGCTCGAGCTTCAGCGCGCTTTCGCGGGGAGAATCTTCACCGCCGGCAGCGTCGATCCGCGACGGTGGCCGCCGGCCCGCACCCTGGCGACCGTTCTACCCGGCTCCGCGCAAACGTTCGAAGCCAGTCACAGTCTGCTCCTTAACGAATCGTACGATCCGCTTTGGATCTGCGCGAGCGGCAAACGCACGATGCAATCGGTTCCGGCATGGGCCTTCGAAAACGCGTGCGCGCCGATCGACGGACCGGTGCAGCTCTATTACGTCGAACAAACGGCCGTGGTGAAGTGGCTTCTGATCGAAGCCGTCGTATTGATCGTTTTGATACCGCTCCTCGTCTTGTTCGAGCGCTCCCGCCGCCGCACCGTCGAGCCCTAGCGTGTCACGCCGTCTGCTCATGCTCAACTGGCGCGACCAGCGGCATCCCGCCTCCGGCGGCGCCGAGCTCGTGACGTACCGCGTTTTGACGCGCCTCGCGCGCGACTACGGTTGGGACGTCGAATGGTTCTCGGGCGCGTATCCCGGAGCGGCATCGCAAGAGACGGCGGACGGCATCCTGTACGTCCGCGAGGGAAGCCAAGCGACGGTTCATCTGTGCGCGTATCGACGCTATCGCAACAGGCGGTTCGACGTCGTCGTCGACCAGACCAATACGATTCCGTTCTTCACTCCGCTCTACGCAAAAAGCCCGGTGACGCTCTTCATCCACCAGCTTGCGCGCGAAGTGTGGTTTTACGAAGCGCCCGCGGCGTTGCGCGCGATCGGATATACGATGGAGCCGTGGCTCCTGCGCTGCTATCGGAACGTACCCGCCATCACGGTTTCCGATTCCACCTCGCAGAGTTTACGCCATATCGGGTTGCGCGGACCGGTTACGGTGATTCCTGAATGCGTCGACGATCCGGGGCCGCCGAGCGAACCGATCAAAAGCGGTGCCAATGACGTCATCGTCCTGGGGCGGCTGGCTCCTTCCAAGCGCATCGAGGAGTCGATTCGCGCGGCCGCCGAGTTGCGGCGCCTCGGCTGGAACGGAACGCTTCACGTCGTCGGGGGCGGAAAGCCCGAGTACCTGAACCATCTCAAGGCGCTCGCGTACGATCTTCATCAAAAGACGGTGTTTCACGGAAAGGTGAACGACGACGAGCGCGGACGATTGCTCGACCAGTCGGCATTGCTTTGGATGACGTCGGTGCGTGAAGGTTGGGGATTGGTCGTCAGCGAGGCGGGACGCCATTGGACGCCGGCGGTGGTTTACGATAGCCCGGGGCTGCGCGACGCGGTGCGTAACGGAGAAACCGGTATGGTCGTTCCGCCGGATGCGCGGCAGCTGGCGCGCGCTGCGAAGGAGCTACTCGACGATTCGGGCCGGCTCGAGCGTTACGCGCAAGCGGCGCGCGACTTCTCGCACGAGCTCACGTGGGAGAAAACGACGCGGGCGTTTCAGCAGGGGCTGGAGGTCGCGATGGAATCCTCCGGGGCGTCGTCGGCGGAGTGAACCTCGCGCGATGGCGAGAGGCCTTGCTCGCGAAGTTCGCGACCGCGTTGATCGTAGTAGCGGCGAAGGCGTAACCGGTAGAAGATCGCCAGAGTGTCGCGCATCGTGTAAAAGACGTCGTACGGTCGAATACGGCTGAACTTTCTTCCGAAGCGGAGCGTGATGGGCGCGTCGCTGATCTTGAAGCCCAGATGATGCGCGACCGCCAAAACCTCGACGTCGAACGCGAACCGTTTGGCGAGAATGAGCGGGAACACCGCCTCGACGACCTCGCGCCGGAACACCTTGATGCCGGTTTGCGTATCGCGAAGCGGCAGCCCGAAAAACATGCGTATGAGGACGAAGAATCCCCAGCTGAGAACCCAGCGATGGCGCGGATAGTCCACGTTGGAGGCGGGATGGCGCTTCGATCCGATTACGACGTCGACGCCGGTCGCCTCGAGCTGCTCGATCAATACGGGAAGCTGCGAGGGGTGCAGATCCATATCCGCATCGAGAAAGGCGATCAGATCGCCGCGTGCGTAACAGGCGCCGCAGACGAGCGCGTTTCCCTTTCCTCGGTTGACGTCGTAACGGACGACGCGCACCTTTTCGGGATGGCTGGATTTTGCGCGCACCGCCGACAGATACGTACTGTCGGGGCTGCCGTCGTCGACGACGATCACCTCGAAGTCGTAGTTGAGGCTCGAAAACGTATCGACGACCTCGAGCACGTTCGACTCGATGTGCGCGGCCTCGTTATAGGCCGGTAAAACGATCGAGATCACTTCGCCACCCACCTGCCGTACTGGAGCGTCAGCGCGGCCGGAACGATCGCGCTTCCCCAGCTGCACCCGGTGCAGTTCAGCGGACCGTCGACGACTGCGTCACCGAACGAAGAGTTGAGCAGCGAGACGCCGACCCACGACGATCCCGTCAACCTGGCCTCGGCAAAATTGACGTTGTTCAGGTTCG comes from the Candidatus Baltobacteraceae bacterium genome and includes:
- a CDS encoding NAD(P)-dependent oxidoreductase — translated: MRRWLITGASGFIGARVARLLAAAGDEVLGIGRKDANLLDVPAAVSVLQRAEPTHLMLLAWTTEHGKFWNDAANDDWLFATQALAEAFVRGGGEAIVGAGSCAEYEWNGSRCREDATPLVPATPYGRAKAALYASLTRLCLDRNARCAWGRVFFAYGPGEPAPKLIPSLIDAALDGRPLVLREPHRRLDFVHANDVASAFVALGSANANGAYNLATGRDVSIWDVAAEIAAQTRTDVGPERHETAPPAPDVTADVARLQALGWSAAFDLRSGMADAIAARRTSR
- a CDS encoding dTDP-4-dehydrorhamnose 3,5-epimerase family protein gives rise to the protein MQTERTTLPGAFRLQCRRSTDARGAFVKYFDAELFRNAGLCDAFAQAAWAENERAGTVRGLHYQANPCEEAKVVRCSRGRIYDVLVDLRADSPAYGQWESFELDSESGIMLYAPPGVAHGYQTLDDRSIVDYLISARFVPDLQRGIHWRSPRLAIAWPLDVSEISERDDGFPAFTCDAG
- a CDS encoding glycosyltransferase family A protein is translated as MGDPAVTTVIATYNRAALVTRAIRSVQAQSYENVVIAVYDNASTDETQAVVETLARDDRRIRYHRRASNVGAANNFLFALRDVATPFFHMLSDDDVIFPDFISEAVSWLERFPDARFAAGGTLEVFDNGALLFAPQAFWPRDGCYVTPDGLTHMLQGFHPSWTTVLFRRQVLEEAGEFDPALGNVVDLEYTLRVAAQYPYVVFRKPSGVFSRHSAAGGEFTSAAIVDQFEDMTQRLLALPTLDQPTKAIVESELAGMRHKRAMQVAVKELLRAQPVRAAETLRYYHQRYPRTNLSRFLSLVSAAGAVCPPLLATMRPLEALRRSVVARKSRMAARKHGVDLGPGEASAPLERAEPHASR
- a CDS encoding glycosyltransferase, with translation MISIVLPAYNEAAHIESNVLEVVDTFSSLNYDFEVIVVDDGSPDSTYLSAVRAKSSHPEKVRVVRYDVNRGKGNALVCGACYARGDLIAFLDADMDLHPSQLPVLIEQLEATGVDVVIGSKRHPASNVDYPRHRWVLSWGFFVLIRMFFGLPLRDTQTGIKVFRREVVEAVFPLILAKRFAFDVEVLAVAHHLGFKISDAPITLRFGRKFSRIRPYDVFYTMRDTLAIFYRLRLRRYYDQRGRELREQGLSPSREVHSADDAPEDSIATSSPC
- a CDS encoding glycosyltransferase family 4 protein codes for the protein MSRRLLMLNWRDQRHPASGGAELVTYRVLTRLARDYGWDVEWFSGAYPGAASQETADGILYVREGSQATVHLCAYRRYRNRRFDVVVDQTNTIPFFTPLYAKSPVTLFIHQLAREVWFYEAPAALRAIGYTMEPWLLRCYRNVPAITVSDSTSQSLRHIGLRGPVTVIPECVDDPGPPSEPIKSGANDVIVLGRLAPSKRIEESIRAAAELRRLGWNGTLHVVGGGKPEYLNHLKALAYDLHQKTVFHGKVNDDERGRLLDQSALLWMTSVREGWGLVVSEAGRHWTPAVVYDSPGLRDAVRNGETGMVVPPDARQLARAAKELLDDSGRLERYAQAARDFSHELTWEKTTRAFQQGLEVAMESSGASSAE